GTCGCTGATCAACGGAAAATATAAGATGACGATTCTCTATACCTTGATGGAGTTTTCGGTGGTGCGGTTCAATGAAATGAAGAAATACATCGGGGAGATTTCGTATAAAACCCTCAGCTCCACCTTGAAGGAGTTGGAGGCAGACCAATTAGTCCACCGAGAAGAGTATCCTCAGATACCTCCTAAGGTAGAGTACTCACTGACGGAGAGAGGCAAATCGCTGATCCCTGTCCTAGATTTTTTGTGCGAGTGGGGCGAGAATAACCGGTTATGAAAGGGACAGGCTATAGGACAAGCTAGAGGACAGGCTGTTTCGACAAATTCCCCTCATATACTTCC
The genomic region above belongs to Aminipila butyrica and contains:
- a CDS encoding winged helix-turn-helix transcriptional regulator, coding for MDKRCIAKEYLGETGFSYTLSLINGKYKMTILYTLMEFSVVRFNEMKKYIGEISYKTLSSTLKELEADQLVHREEYPQIPPKVEYSLTERGKSLIPVLDFLCEWGENNRL